In a single window of the Rhodamnia argentea isolate NSW1041297 chromosome 2, ASM2092103v1, whole genome shotgun sequence genome:
- the LOC125313886 gene encoding uncharacterized protein LOC125313886, producing MASTSNLFPLQYPRLTKENYGNRASRMKALLGAYSVWEVVNNGYDEPDDEVTMNQNRRNALEKIRSKDQHAPSIIYQCLDDSMFEKVSNASTSKEAWEILRNTHQGVQKVQKIRLQTLRGEFEVICVKESESISDYFTRVLAIMNQMKRIGKEVLDVRVVEKILRSLDKKFNHIVVAIEESKDLDAMTIDELMGSLQAHEERLGRNKHEPVEEVLQTRLSIRDEKEQIRESVQARSTYQDRGRGRGHFHGRGHGQSIGEFARKEGGY from the coding sequence ATGGCCTCGACAAGTAATTTGTTTCCTCTTCAATATCCCCGTCTTACCAAGGAAAACTATGGTAACCGGGCTTCGAGAATGAAAGCTCTACTCGGCGCCTATAGTGTTTGGGAAGTTGTCAACAATGGATATGATGAGCCGGATGATGAAGTTACCATGAATCAAAATCGGAGGAATGCATTGGAGAAGATTCGATCAAAAGATCAGCATGCCCCGTCAATCATCTATCAATGCTTAGATGATTCAATGTTCGAGAAAGTGTCGAACGCTTCTACTTCaaaggaggcatgggagataCTTCGCAACACACACCAAGGAgtacaaaaagttcaaaagattCGCCTTCAAACTCTAAGAGGCGAGTTCGAGGTAATTTGTGTGAAAGAATCTGAGTCgatttctgattatttcacaagagtCTTAGCGATTATGAACCAGATGAAAAGAATTGGTAAAGAAGTTCTCGATGTTCGCGTTGTCGAAAAGATTCTTCGATCGTTAGACAAAAAGTTTAACCACATTGTAGTTGCAATCGAGGAATCCAAAGACCTTGATGCCATGACGATCGATGAACTTATGGGTTCAttacaagcccatgaagaaagactCGGAAGAAATAAGCATGAACCGGTGGAGGAAGTACTCCAAACTCGGTTGTCAATTCGAGATGAGAAGGAACAAATACGAGAATCTGTGCAAGCTCGAAGCACTTATCAagatcgaggtcgaggtcgtGGTCACTTTCATGGAAGAGGTCATGGACAAAGCATAGGAGAATTTGCTCGCAAAGAAGGTGGCTATTAG